A stretch of the Glutamicibacter sp. JL.03c genome encodes the following:
- a CDS encoding SAF domain-containing protein, with the protein MSYFFKSSARARPPAIPRPKVRPARNRSELLRRYRKPLALAFTLLAVAGLLNVFSSGQLTQREVVVVATDIPAGSEISANHLSVQTVRLDPADDEIFDSPEQLVGQRIAIGLDAGTVIRKYALVGEQLLAGAVDGTVAVPLRLSDPATVTLLQPGQLVDIVLTTGDGFDREIASSTIAKSVPVLWVPQSASDSEFGMLNGTVPSGEGIIVVAAASSLSDDLSGAVSRGKVSAVLVD; encoded by the coding sequence ATGAGCTATTTCTTCAAGTCCTCCGCGCGTGCCCGTCCGCCCGCCATCCCCCGGCCGAAAGTCCGCCCAGCCCGCAACCGCAGCGAGTTGCTGAGGCGTTATCGAAAACCCTTGGCATTGGCCTTCACGCTTTTGGCCGTTGCTGGCCTGCTCAACGTCTTTTCTTCAGGCCAGCTGACCCAGCGTGAAGTGGTGGTTGTGGCCACCGATATTCCGGCGGGAAGCGAGATTTCCGCGAATCACCTTTCGGTGCAGACCGTTCGCCTTGACCCTGCCGATGACGAAATCTTTGATTCCCCGGAACAGCTGGTTGGCCAGCGCATCGCCATTGGATTGGATGCAGGAACGGTGATCCGCAAGTACGCGCTGGTCGGCGAGCAATTATTGGCTGGTGCCGTTGATGGCACCGTGGCGGTTCCCCTGCGTTTGAGTGATCCGGCCACGGTGACCCTGCTCCAGCCCGGACAGCTGGTGGACATCGTCTTGACCACCGGCGATGGTTTTGACCGTGAGATCGCATCCAGCACGATCGCAAAATCCGTACCCGTATTGTGGGTTCCTCAAAGTGCTTCCGATTCGGAATTCGGGATGCTCAATGGCACTGTCCCGAGCGGCGAAGGGATCATCGTTGTCGCCGCGGCCAGCAGCCTCTCGGATGATCTTTCCGGCGCGGTCTCTCGCGGCAAGGTCTCTGCGGTATTGGTCGACTAG
- a CDS encoding GNAT family N-acetyltransferase yields MLFSRRATRLVPELSSDRLLLRQLTMRDETEWINLRYVNSQWLQPWDPTSPMGPPESMTFRQMIVGKDQAAREGTGYSWAIALPQLHQSSPPLIGQVSVSSVQYGAARTASIGYWIDHQHAGFGLMTEACAVVIDHCFDDLQLHRLEINIRPENAPSLRVAEKLGFRDEGVRKAYLHIDGAWRDHRTFALNREELSSTMLERIYEG; encoded by the coding sequence ATGCTCTTCTCTCGCCGTGCCACGCGACTGGTCCCCGAATTGAGCTCGGACCGCTTGCTGCTGCGTCAGTTGACCATGCGGGATGAGACCGAATGGATCAACCTGCGCTACGTCAATTCGCAGTGGCTGCAGCCATGGGATCCCACCAGCCCCATGGGCCCGCCTGAGTCCATGACCTTCCGCCAGATGATCGTGGGCAAGGACCAGGCAGCCCGTGAAGGAACCGGCTACTCGTGGGCCATTGCGCTGCCACAGTTGCATCAGTCCAGTCCACCGCTCATCGGGCAGGTCTCCGTATCCTCGGTGCAGTATGGGGCCGCGCGGACCGCTTCCATCGGTTATTGGATTGACCATCAGCATGCAGGCTTCGGCCTGATGACCGAAGCCTGCGCCGTGGTCATTGATCATTGTTTTGATGACCTCCAGCTGCACCGCCTTGAGATCAACATCCGTCCAGAGAATGCGCCGAGTTTGCGAGTGGCGGAAAAACTTGGATTCCGCGACGAAGGAGTACGAAAAGCGTACCTGCACATTGATGGCGCATGGCGTGATCACCGGACCTTCGCATTAAACCGCGAAGAGCTATCAAGCACGATGCTCGAACGTATCTACGAAGGTTGA
- a CDS encoding Lrp/AsnC family transcriptional regulator, translating to MSQHSEHSSNVDLDEIDRIIIDELVANARISNATLAQRAGIAPSTALLRTRSLVERGILTGYHAEVDLGTVGRTVQALISVKLRAHDREKIDTFVERIPLLPEVLSMFHVSGGTDYLLHIAVGSTDHLRDWVLDNLATDESVGHTETTLVFAHHRGNRGPLPSEDMMN from the coding sequence ATGTCCCAGCACTCAGAGCATTCCTCAAACGTCGACCTAGATGAAATCGATCGAATCATCATCGACGAATTGGTCGCCAATGCGCGCATCTCCAATGCCACGCTTGCCCAGCGTGCAGGTATCGCGCCATCGACCGCCTTGCTGCGCACCCGTTCCCTGGTAGAGCGCGGCATCCTCACCGGCTATCACGCCGAAGTGGATCTCGGCACCGTAGGCCGCACCGTCCAGGCTCTCATCTCGGTAAAGCTTCGCGCCCACGACCGCGAAAAGATCGATACCTTTGTCGAGCGCATCCCGCTCCTTCCAGAAGTACTGTCGATGTTCCACGTTTCCGGCGGCACCGACTACCTGTTGCACATCGCCGTGGGCTCCACCGATCACTTGCGCGACTGGGTGCTGGACAACCTGGCTACCGACGAATCGGTGGGCCACACCGAAACCACGCTGGTTTTCGCCCATCACCGTGGAAACCGCGGTCCACTGCCTTCCGAAGACATGATGAACTGA
- a CDS encoding 5-formyltetrahydrofolate cyclo-ligase, which translates to MTANPAKNHDSGKKAVRASIRAARDSMDNATRAELGGKLAKTVLGYLTQSTGIVRKVAAYTSSLGEPDTSTLLDALVNEGIEVFLPVCEPEFALSWAAYTPGMQFQRSALAPVMEPAGPRFGTEIFDDINTLIIPALAIDEQGLRLGQGGGYYDRFLPLIEDSPVRVAAIVYDNEYVPAGSFPVAEHDQPVDLVFTPAEVHQII; encoded by the coding sequence ATGACTGCGAACCCTGCGAAGAACCACGACTCCGGAAAGAAAGCCGTCCGTGCATCCATCCGCGCGGCGAGGGATTCCATGGATAACGCCACGCGTGCCGAGCTGGGCGGGAAATTGGCGAAGACTGTTCTTGGCTATCTGACGCAGAGTACCGGCATCGTACGCAAGGTCGCCGCGTACACTTCCTCCCTGGGTGAACCCGATACCTCCACGCTGCTCGACGCATTGGTCAATGAAGGCATCGAGGTCTTTTTGCCCGTGTGCGAACCGGAGTTCGCGCTGTCATGGGCCGCCTATACCCCGGGCATGCAATTCCAGCGCAGCGCGCTGGCGCCGGTCATGGAACCAGCAGGTCCCCGCTTTGGAACTGAAATCTTCGATGACATTAATACCTTGATCATCCCTGCCCTGGCCATCGATGAGCAGGGGCTTCGGCTTGGCCAGGGCGGCGGATACTATGACCGTTTCCTGCCATTGATCGAGGACTCCCCGGTGCGTGTCGCAGCGATTGTCTATGACAATGAATATGTTCCAGCGGGGTCTTTCCCCGTGGCTGAGCATGATCAGCCGGTGGATCTGGTCTTCACGCCGGCGGAAGTCCACCAGATCATCTAG
- a CDS encoding NUDIX hydrolase codes for MTRRSEHTGEFFDTRLAAYCLVEHEGKILLTLWDMRHRDPKFTPRWSLPGGGIDLGEPIIEGAKREVYEETGYAVGELTLLDVTTGVIPGAKRYSGEGHAMQTVAVTYRAKLTGGDLRHEVNGSTSQAAWFTREEIQQLNCIERVDSILRLTAPRE; via the coding sequence ATGACACGACGTTCAGAGCATACCGGTGAATTCTTCGATACCAGACTCGCAGCATACTGCTTGGTGGAACACGAAGGAAAGATACTGCTGACGCTCTGGGATATGCGGCATCGTGATCCGAAATTCACCCCTCGCTGGTCGCTCCCTGGTGGCGGCATCGATCTGGGCGAGCCAATTATCGAAGGCGCCAAGCGCGAAGTCTATGAAGAGACCGGATACGCAGTAGGGGAGCTGACCCTGCTGGATGTCACCACCGGAGTGATTCCCGGCGCCAAGCGGTACTCCGGTGAAGGGCACGCCATGCAGACCGTGGCGGTGACCTACCGGGCAAAGCTCACCGGCGGCGACCTGCGCCACGAGGTCAACGGCTCGACCAGCCAGGCCGCGTGGTTCACGCGCGAGGAAATCCAGCAGCTCAATTGCATCGAGCGCGTGGACAGCATTTTGCGACTGACCGCGCCCCGCGAGTAA
- a CDS encoding glycine betaine ABC transporter substrate-binding protein → MNLRKTSRLGVLSLALLLPLSACTADEQSAPSESSQSAVLKLARGEQPAEQALAEVYKNALKDKGYDVQINKSSENPYQQVIDGQADIAVDYAGAALSLSKDRATIAGEDGVLSVDDLKKLRTEINDSNDKIEALDLSAADAGKVLVMSSAEAQTHSVDSLSSLAGACEKLTIITDDSNTKSLEATLKTEKATLKTESCEKPKVSVVKTDDLATQLRASVDRAVAVSAGNAMISDEGFKSIPDTAKLFDAQPIMLLASSAVDDKARGELNKVTGDLSQQTLVDLNRMVNAPGAMKPAQAATRWEWIIE, encoded by the coding sequence ATGAACTTGCGAAAAACCTCCCGTCTTGGTGTCTTGAGCCTTGCCCTGTTGTTGCCCCTGTCCGCCTGCACTGCTGATGAACAGAGCGCTCCCTCGGAGTCGAGCCAGAGTGCTGTGCTCAAGCTGGCGCGTGGCGAGCAGCCTGCGGAGCAGGCCCTAGCCGAGGTCTACAAGAACGCCCTGAAAGACAAGGGCTACGACGTTCAAATCAACAAGTCCTCCGAAAACCCGTACCAGCAGGTTATCGACGGGCAAGCAGATATCGCTGTGGACTACGCCGGCGCCGCGCTGAGCCTGTCCAAGGATCGGGCAACCATCGCCGGCGAAGACGGCGTGCTGTCGGTTGACGATCTCAAGAAGTTGCGCACCGAGATCAATGACTCGAATGACAAGATCGAGGCGCTGGATCTCAGCGCGGCTGATGCCGGCAAGGTCTTGGTGATGAGCTCGGCTGAAGCGCAGACACACAGCGTCGATTCTCTTTCGTCGCTGGCAGGCGCCTGCGAGAAGCTCACCATCATCACTGACGATTCGAATACCAAGAGTCTTGAAGCAACCTTGAAGACCGAAAAAGCAACCTTGAAGACCGAAAGCTGTGAAAAGCCGAAGGTCTCGGTGGTGAAGACCGATGATCTAGCCACCCAGCTGCGTGCCTCGGTGGACCGTGCAGTGGCCGTCAGCGCCGGCAACGCGATGATTTCCGATGAAGGATTCAAGAGCATTCCCGACACCGCCAAGCTCTTCGACGCGCAGCCGATCATGCTGCTGGCGAGCAGCGCCGTCGACGATAAGGCGCGCGGTGAATTGAACAAGGTCACCGGGGATCTGTCTCAGCAGACCCTGGTGGATCTTAACCGAATGGTCAACGCGCCAGGGGCGATGAAGCCCGCGCAGGCGGCGACCCGCTGGGAATGGATTATCGAGTAG